The genomic region AATATACCAAGGTCTCTCAATGATGAAAAGTCAAGATTACTATCAAAATCAATTTTTGTTGCGTTTAAAAACACTATTCTTTCCATGGCTACCTCCCTTTACTATCTTTAATATGTATTTTTTAAGCTACCAATATTATACACAACTTAAAAGTCAATGTAAATGTATCTTAGATATGTAAGTATATTTTAATCTTACTTAATTTAATATGTGAAAAAATGTTTGAATAAGTAAGATTTTGGTATATATTTGATTATATAATTTTAATTAAATTAGGGGGATTAGTATGTTCACGTGGAAAGATAGTTTTAGTTCTAAAATTAATGAATTTGATAATCAGCATAAACGATTATTTGATTTAGGTAACCATTTATACTCTCTAGTTAGAAATCAATCTAATGATGATAACTATGATGAGATTATGCAAACCCTTCAGGATTTACAGGAGTACACCATATATCACTTTCAATCAGAAGAGAAACTGATGGAACAATTTAAATATCCAAAACTTCTTTCACATAAAATTGAGCACGAGACTTTCATTAGGGATTTACAGGGACTTTTAAAAAAGGATGTTGATGATAATCAAATAAAGATTTCCTTAGAAATAATTCAATTTATAGCAAATTGGATCGAAAATCACATACTTAAATCAGACAGCCAATATGGTGAGTTCTTAAAATCTAAGGGCATAGAGTAATACAAAATAAAGGAAATTAATTATTTTTAAAAAATAATTAATTTCCTTTCAATATTTTTAATATTGTCTATCTTTTTTCTTTGCAATTCTTTCTGAGTAATCTATAATTTTTCTATTATATTGCTGTTCCATTAAAGGCGACGCTAATAAAAAATCCGCTGTTGATTCATTGTTTGCAATTGGGATATTGTAAAGTGCAGCAATTCTGAGTAATGCCTTTACATCTGGATCGTGGGGCTGTGATTCAAGTGGATCCCAAAAGAAAATCATAAAATTTATTGTCCCCTCTGCTATTCTAGCACCGATTTGTTGATCTCCACCTAATGGCCCGCTTTTAAACCCTTTTATCTCTAAACCGGTTGCCTCACTTATTAATTTCGATGTAGTTCCAGTACCACAAAGAATATGATTCTTTAACTTTTCTTGGTTATCTTTAGCCCATATAATTAAATCATTTTTTCTATTATCGTGGGCAATCAAAGCAATGCTTTTCTGTTTACCTAAAGTTTTTACTTGGTTATTTTCACTCATAGTATTTACCTTTCCCTTTGATTATGTTATTATTACTCTCCAAAGAATACGTTCATATTCCCTACTCCCATTTTTAAATCAACATACAGTTTATTTTCTGTCTCTTCATAATTTGGTGATATATATTCTCTACCTAATCTAGTCCAACCTAAATCTTTCAAGTTAGTACTACTCAAAACACTAGTGGAATTAATCTTTACTCCAGTGCTACTTGGTATATATAGCTTTAAATTAGATGCCCCAGCATTGATTTCAGCAGTTGTATTAGATGCTAATGCTCCAAATCTTATATCTAAATCCCCTGCTCCTACTTGAATTTTTAACTCCTCTATCAATATATCTCTAAAATCTAAATTTCCAGCTATTGCACCTACTTTAGCATGAATTTTCCAAGGTATTTCTGTATTTAAAGATAGATTAATTTTTTGATTTATTCTATTTCTATTGAAAAATTCTTCCGATGAATTTTCTATGTTTATATTTGCATGTCTATTGTTATTATTAGTTTCTACACTATGATATATAGTATCATTTGCCTTAATATCTACAAGTGCTTCAGAGGTGCCACCAACTATCCCTAAATCTGTTCCCCCAAGCTTTAATTCTAAATATGCAGATTCAATTGACTCATCCATAAGAACGGCATTTCCTTGAGTGTAACTAGAATCATAGGAATGATGCATATATTTATAATTCCCAGTGAAAACCGAATATCCTATCAAAGCTGCAATAAAAATAATCCATGTAAAAATCCTAATCACATAGTTTTTCTTAAACATGATATTTATTCCAACAATGATTAAAAGCAAAGGCCACAGAGTAACTATGTTGAATATAAATGACCAGCTGATTATTCCTAAGTTTGCCAGTAGAAATACTAAACCTAGTGTTATTAAAAACAAGCCTGACATCCATTTATTCTTATCCACTATATTACTCCCTTCCTTTAAATATAATAAACAAACCGAAAAATACTAATACCAGTGGCCAAAGTTGTGACATTCTTAACCAATAAAGACCGAAAACTCTTTGAAGTAAATAAACTGACCCTATAGCTATTAGAGCACCACCTACAATGATATTCCCTTTGTTTGAGTAGTTTTTATACGTCTCATTAGATTTGTAACTTGTGTCATATTCTTCACAGGTACTATGAGGGTTTTCGGGTATAATTACCATTGCAATTATATAACCAATAATTCCTGCTCCGCCGAAAATAGAAAATAAAATCCAAAAAAGTCTTACTACAGTAGGATCTATATCAAAATACTCGCCTATTCCCCCACAAACCCCAGAAATTACAC from Serpentinicella alkaliphila harbors:
- a CDS encoding bacteriohemerythrin; this translates as MFTWKDSFSSKINEFDNQHKRLFDLGNHLYSLVRNQSNDDNYDEIMQTLQDLQEYTIYHFQSEEKLMEQFKYPKLLSHKIEHETFIRDLQGLLKKDVDDNQIKISLEIIQFIANWIENHILKSDSQYGEFLKSKGIE
- a CDS encoding methylglyoxal synthase: MSENNQVKTLGKQKSIALIAHDNRKNDLIIWAKDNQEKLKNHILCGTGTTSKLISEATGLEIKGFKSGPLGGDQQIGARIAEGTINFMIFFWDPLESQPHDPDVKALLRIAALYNIPIANNESTADFLLASPLMEQQYNRKIIDYSERIAKKKDRQY
- a CDS encoding LiaI-LiaF-like domain-containing protein, whose protein sequence is MDKNKWMSGLFLITLGLVFLLANLGIISWSFIFNIVTLWPLLLIIVGINIMFKKNYVIRIFTWIIFIAALIGYSVFTGNYKYMHHSYDSSYTQGNAVLMDESIESAYLELKLGGTDLGIVGGTSEALVDIKANDTIYHSVETNNNNRHANINIENSSEEFFNRNRINQKINLSLNTEIPWKIHAKVGAIAGNLDFRDILIEELKIQVGAGDLDIRFGALASNTTAEINAGASNLKLYIPSSTGVKINSTSVLSSTNLKDLGWTRLGREYISPNYEETENKLYVDLKMGVGNMNVFFGE
- a CDS encoding PspC domain-containing protein; its protein translation is MFSLYKVISMQKKRIYLSKENSVISGVCGGIGEYFDIDPTVVRLFWILFSIFGGAGIIGYIIAMVIIPENPHSTCEEYDTSYKSNETYKNYSNKGNIIVGGALIAIGSVYLLQRVFGLYWLRMSQLWPLVLVFFGLFIIFKGRE